The following coding sequences are from one Epilithonimonas vandammei window:
- a CDS encoding prolyl-tRNA synthetase: protein MKNFNNKSLFNLIKSKGLLLIAGSSLLTSCIVYTGGYSETDGVYYDPNKDTLPAGTYGGNFGNQVDDYYNYQDTYPSIYDNNQQNLQEKQNRYTKPLANDSDWGTFTGTETNYSSFNNWGWGSAFGWGGWGYPYYSYGWNRPYNSFGWGLGFGWGWGSSFYSPWGWGGFYDPFWNYGWGGGYYGGYYPGYYGGSYFSPVYYNRSGANGRLTGMISNSRNTNGFRGINSSGFRNRDMMSGNTRSSVNNGIRNNNTNGVRNFPNNGSIRSNQNGMIRNYPNNTGIRTNPNNGDVRNIPNNSGIRSNQNGGFRNDSFSSPRSGSSGGGFNSGGGFRGGSSSGGGGMRSGGGRR from the coding sequence ATGAAAAATTTCAACAATAAAAGCTTATTCAATCTTATCAAATCAAAAGGTTTGTTATTGATTGCCGGCAGTTCTCTTCTAACTTCATGCATTGTATATACAGGAGGATACTCTGAAACAGATGGAGTTTATTATGACCCGAATAAAGATACTTTACCTGCAGGCACTTATGGTGGTAATTTTGGAAATCAGGTAGATGATTATTATAACTATCAGGACACTTACCCAAGTATTTATGATAATAACCAGCAAAACCTTCAGGAGAAACAAAATAGATACACCAAACCATTAGCTAACGATTCCGACTGGGGAACTTTTACAGGAACAGAAACCAATTATTCCAGTTTTAATAATTGGGGATGGGGCAGCGCCTTTGGATGGGGCGGATGGGGTTATCCTTACTACAGCTATGGCTGGAACCGTCCATACAATTCATTTGGATGGGGTCTAGGCTTTGGCTGGGGATGGGGAAGCTCTTTCTACTCACCTTGGGGATGGGGTGGCTTCTATGACCCGTTCTGGAACTATGGTTGGGGTGGTGGATACTATGGAGGCTATTATCCCGGCTACTACGGAGGAAGTTACTTCAGCCCTGTTTATTATAATAGGTCGGGAGCAAATGGCAGGCTGACTGGAATGATTTCTAACTCAAGAAATACAAATGGCTTCCGTGGGATTAACTCAAGCGGTTTCAGAAATAGAGATATGATGTCCGGCAATACCAGATCTTCTGTGAATAATGGTATCCGAAATAATAACACTAATGGTGTCAGAAACTTTCCAAACAATGGAAGCATCAGAAGCAACCAAAATGGTATGATCCGAAACTACCCAAATAACACTGGAATCAGAACAAATCCAAATAACGGAGACGTCAGAAATATTCCGAATAATTCCGGAATTAGATCCAATCAAAACGGAGGTTTCAGGAATGATAGCTTTTCCTCTCCTAGATCGGGAAGTTCTGGTGGAGGATTTAACTCTGGAGGTGGCTTCCGAGGCGGGTCATCTAGCGGAGGAGGTGGTATGAGATCCGGTGGCGGAAGAAGATAA
- a CDS encoding OmpP1/FadL family transporter translates to MLKKTLLLISVPVSFLYLKGQDVSVITNTIDVYSNSSINGTSKFNAMAGSMGALGGDISSSFVNPAGIGVFIANDVNLTLGVNSSKNTTNFAGTALNYTINKTDINNAGGVLSLNLGDMSSKWKFINIGFNYSNQSIEDYSQSAGNANIKMIDNTDPLKPINYQYQGHAYNRYGNLAKSNFVLGANYDNKIYLGAGLNFHNASITQYDTANFHSDMDNTSLDYNKQYTPYDEQSNGFSANIGIIAKVNNQFRLGAAIETPTWWTIDRVFNEYTYTQDNSYGEDRKLTTPMKATLSAAFVPSKNFSLNVDYIQGITKPKYKEYGVAEQELNDFFNDAYKNSSEIRVGAEYRISDFRLRGGYAYQGNNFDNISILTYNDNGSTSNQNYSNLFVGKRNIIGAGIGYDFKAFYIDASYQNISSEYSSPFLQGSADFNSGYFNGGYDVNSDAYAVSKVKNNRNNFFVTLGWRF, encoded by the coding sequence ATGTTAAAAAAGACTTTATTACTGATTTCTGTGCCTGTTTCCTTCTTATACCTTAAGGGGCAAGACGTTTCAGTAATTACAAACACCATAGATGTTTACTCAAACAGTTCTATTAACGGGACATCAAAATTCAATGCGATGGCGGGCTCTATGGGTGCTTTAGGTGGAGATATTTCTTCATCTTTTGTAAATCCTGCTGGCATTGGGGTATTTATCGCTAATGATGTCAACCTAACGCTTGGTGTCAACAGCTCAAAAAATACAACTAATTTTGCGGGGACAGCTTTAAACTATACTATTAACAAAACTGATATTAATAATGCTGGTGGTGTACTTTCATTAAATCTTGGCGATATGTCATCAAAATGGAAGTTCATAAACATTGGTTTTAATTATAGTAATCAGTCTATTGAAGATTATTCTCAATCGGCTGGTAATGCAAATATTAAAATGATTGATAATACTGATCCTTTGAAGCCTATCAATTACCAATATCAGGGTCATGCTTACAATCGTTATGGTAATCTTGCAAAATCTAATTTTGTGTTAGGTGCTAACTATGACAACAAAATATATCTTGGAGCAGGACTTAATTTTCATAATGCTTCTATAACCCAGTATGACACTGCTAATTTTCACTCAGATATGGACAATACTTCGTTGGATTACAACAAGCAGTACACACCTTATGATGAGCAATCCAACGGATTTTCGGCCAATATTGGTATTATTGCCAAAGTGAATAATCAGTTTAGATTAGGTGCTGCGATAGAAACTCCAACGTGGTGGACCATTGACCGTGTTTTTAATGAATATACCTACACTCAAGATAATAGCTACGGTGAAGACAGAAAATTAACAACACCGATGAAAGCTACACTTAGTGCAGCTTTTGTTCCAAGCAAAAATTTCTCCTTAAATGTTGACTATATTCAGGGGATTACAAAACCTAAGTATAAAGAATATGGTGTGGCTGAACAGGAACTCAATGACTTTTTTAATGATGCTTATAAAAATTCTTCAGAAATACGTGTAGGCGCAGAATACAGGATCTCTGATTTCCGTTTGAGAGGAGGATATGCTTATCAAGGTAATAACTTTGATAACATTTCAATTTTGACCTACAATGATAATGGATCTACATCTAATCAAAATTACTCCAATCTTTTCGTAGGAAAAAGGAATATCATAGGTGCGGGAATTGGGTATGATTTTAAAGCATTTTATATCGACGCTTCTTATCAGAATATCTCCTCAGAATATTCTAGCCCCTTTTTACAAGGTAGTGCTGATTTCAATTCAGGCTATTTCAATGGTGGCTATGATGTAAATAGCGATGCGTATGCCGTTTCTAAAGTCAAAAACAACAGAAATAATTTCTTTGTAACACTGGGTTGGCGGTTTTAA
- the rsgA gene encoding ribosome small subunit-dependent GTPase A encodes MKGIIIKSTGSWYQVLESETKQIFEARIRGKFKLIKTRLTNPLAVGDEVEFSLEQDDVAWITKIFPRRNYLIRKSVNLSKEAHIIASNVDIACFIYTLKFPETSLGFLDRFLACCEAYNISPLILFNKMDTLKDDEKEIVENIETMYQNIGYDTLQISSYSKLNLDLLIEKIRDKTSVFFGHSGCGKSTLVNAMQPSLDLRTGEISDTHLKGKHTTTFAQMHFWDFGGSVIDTPGVREFAMIDVEKEEIQHYFPEIFQKGRDCKYHNCMHINEPKCAVLQSLESGDIEETRYITYLKLMEEAEEINQK; translated from the coding sequence TTGAAAGGAATCATCATCAAATCTACCGGAAGCTGGTATCAGGTTTTGGAATCTGAAACAAAACAAATCTTTGAAGCCAGAATCCGTGGGAAATTCAAATTAATCAAAACACGTCTTACCAATCCATTGGCGGTAGGAGACGAGGTTGAATTTTCTTTGGAGCAAGATGATGTCGCTTGGATTACCAAAATTTTTCCGAGAAGAAATTATCTCATCAGAAAATCGGTTAATCTTTCTAAGGAAGCCCATATCATTGCTTCTAATGTCGATATTGCTTGTTTCATTTACACTTTAAAATTTCCTGAAACTTCACTAGGATTTCTGGATCGTTTTCTGGCTTGTTGTGAGGCTTATAACATTTCCCCTTTGATTTTATTCAACAAAATGGATACACTGAAAGATGATGAAAAGGAAATAGTAGAAAATATTGAAACAATGTATCAAAATATTGGTTATGATACACTTCAGATTTCATCTTATTCAAAACTGAATCTTGACCTTTTGATTGAAAAAATTAGAGATAAAACTTCGGTTTTCTTTGGACATTCTGGTTGTGGAAAATCAACATTAGTTAACGCGATGCAACCTAGCCTTGATCTCAGAACTGGCGAGATTTCCGACACGCATCTCAAAGGAAAACATACCACCACATTTGCACAAATGCATTTTTGGGATTTTGGAGGTTCGGTTATCGATACGCCTGGTGTGCGCGAATTTGCGATGATTGATGTTGAGAAAGAAGAAATTCAACATTATTTTCCTGAGATTTTTCAAAAAGGTAGAGATTGCAAATATCATAATTGTATGCATATCAATGAACCGAAATGTGCCGTTTTGCAAAGTTTAGAGTCCGGAGATATTGAAGAAACAAGATATATTACTTATCTCAAACTGATGGAAGAAGCCGAAGAAATTAATCAGAAATAA
- a CDS encoding chorismate mutase, translating into MNLNDLKNEWIQDFASPMIIAGPCSAESESQMLETAKRLKESGAEISAFRAGIWKPRTKPNGFEGVGVIGLNWLKKVKEEFGFKTATEVANAHHVFAALEADVDILWIGARSTVNPFTVQEIAQALRGTNKPVLVKNPVNPDLALWIGALERLLGQGVENIGAIHRGFSTYQKTKYRNIPNWQIALDFKNQFPNIPLFIDPSHICGNRTGLAGVAQEAFNVGYQGAIIESHCDPDNAWSDAAQQITPEVLAEMISNLQVRNSDISGYEDEMGKHRTLISDMDFQLIELLSQRMKISEKIGTLKKENNIAIFQPERWKIITEYATQKAFETGMSQEFIEKVFKAIHEESIEVQNHIMIDK; encoded by the coding sequence ATGAACTTAAACGATTTAAAGAACGAGTGGATACAAGACTTCGCAAGCCCAATGATTATTGCAGGTCCTTGTAGTGCAGAAAGCGAATCTCAAATGTTGGAAACAGCTAAAAGACTGAAAGAAAGTGGTGCAGAAATCTCAGCCTTCCGTGCAGGAATTTGGAAGCCTAGAACCAAACCAAACGGTTTCGAAGGCGTAGGCGTAATCGGTCTTAACTGGCTGAAAAAAGTAAAAGAAGAATTCGGTTTCAAAACAGCGACAGAAGTTGCTAATGCACACCACGTTTTCGCAGCATTGGAAGCTGATGTAGATATTCTTTGGATTGGAGCACGTTCTACGGTTAATCCATTCACGGTTCAGGAGATTGCTCAAGCATTGAGAGGAACCAACAAACCTGTTTTGGTAAAAAATCCAGTTAATCCAGATTTAGCGCTTTGGATTGGTGCTTTGGAAAGACTTTTGGGTCAAGGTGTAGAAAATATCGGCGCCATTCACAGAGGTTTCTCGACTTACCAAAAGACTAAATACAGAAACATTCCGAACTGGCAGATTGCTTTAGACTTCAAAAATCAATTCCCAAATATTCCTTTATTCATCGATCCTTCACATATTTGTGGGAACAGAACTGGTTTGGCAGGCGTTGCGCAGGAAGCTTTCAATGTTGGTTACCAAGGTGCGATTATCGAAAGCCACTGCGACCCAGATAACGCTTGGAGCGATGCCGCTCAGCAAATCACACCGGAAGTTTTGGCAGAAATGATTAGCAATCTTCAGGTTCGTAATTCCGACATTTCCGGGTATGAGGACGAAATGGGAAAACACAGAACTTTAATCAGTGATATGGATTTTCAATTGATTGAGTTATTATCTCAAAGAATGAAGATTTCTGAAAAAATCGGAACATTGAAAAAAGAGAACAATATCGCTATTTTTCAGCCAGAACGTTGGAAAATCATTACAGAATATGCAACTCAAAAAGCCTTTGAAACAGGAATGTCTCAGGAATTCATAGAGAAAGTTTTCAAAGCCATCCACGAAGAAAGTATCGAAGTCCAGAATCATATTATGATTGATAAATAA
- the dnaX gene encoding DNA polymerase III subunit gamma/tau yields the protein MENFIVSARKYRPQEFDTVVGQSHVTDTLEHAIDESQLAQALLFCGPRGVGKTTCARILARKINEKSGAADDDGFAFNIYELDAASNNSVDDIRDLIDQVRFAPQVGKFKVYIIDEVHMLSPAAFNAFLKTLEEPPAHAIFILATTEKHKIIPTILSRCQIYDFKRITIEDIQEHLKKIAEKESITYEDDALYLIAQKADGALRDALSIFDRLSTFSQKNITLEKAAEVLNILDYDQYLKIVDLAKENDIPGVLTAFDEIVKKGFDPHIFIAGLGNHFRDLMMAQNPKTLNLIEVGEKTKSKFAEQSQKWSAQQLIDGIEICNFADINYKNSKNPRLTVEIALMQLSSLTAGLEAKKKSS from the coding sequence ATGGAAAATTTCATCGTATCCGCACGCAAGTACCGTCCGCAAGAGTTTGACACTGTTGTTGGACAATCTCACGTTACCGATACTTTGGAACATGCTATTGACGAAAGTCAGTTGGCTCAAGCCTTATTATTCTGTGGACCAAGAGGTGTTGGTAAAACAACTTGTGCCAGAATCTTAGCTAGAAAAATCAATGAAAAATCTGGAGCTGCGGATGATGATGGATTTGCATTTAATATTTATGAATTAGATGCGGCTTCCAACAACTCTGTGGATGATATCCGAGATTTGATTGACCAAGTAAGATTTGCACCTCAAGTTGGTAAATTTAAAGTTTATATCATTGATGAGGTTCACATGTTGTCTCCAGCGGCTTTCAATGCATTCCTGAAAACTTTGGAAGAACCGCCTGCTCACGCGATTTTTATCTTGGCAACAACCGAAAAACACAAGATTATTCCGACGATTCTTTCAAGATGTCAAATTTATGATTTCAAGAGAATCACAATTGAAGATATTCAGGAACATCTTAAAAAAATTGCAGAGAAAGAAAGCATTACTTACGAAGATGATGCGCTTTATCTGATTGCTCAAAAAGCAGATGGCGCTTTGAGAGATGCTTTGTCTATTTTTGATAGATTAAGCACTTTTTCCCAGAAAAATATTACACTCGAAAAAGCAGCTGAAGTTCTAAATATTCTCGATTACGATCAATATCTGAAAATTGTAGATTTAGCTAAGGAAAATGACATTCCGGGTGTTTTGACAGCTTTTGATGAGATTGTGAAAAAAGGATTTGATCCACATATTTTCATTGCCGGATTAGGAAATCATTTCCGAGATCTGATGATGGCTCAAAATCCTAAAACTCTGAATCTAATTGAAGTCGGGGAGAAAACGAAGTCCAAATTCGCTGAACAATCTCAGAAATGGTCTGCACAACAATTAATTGATGGAATTGAGATTTGTAACTTCGCTGACATCAATTATAAAAACTCCAAAAACCCGAGATTGACTGTAGAAATTGCTCTTATGCAATTGTCAAGTCTGACTGCAGGTTTGGAAGCTAAAAAAAAAAGTTCTTAA
- a CDS encoding S8 family serine peptidase yields MKKNYSLLLILFVFITNIFSAQTYYYYKGQKQILTLDKSGFDIFVDDNFQIGNSNTNLESFSLTSINTNENFATVEFVNNPTDTEYYSKINELKSNANLLSVQPRFISSDDIVLRLSNYLFVKLKNSIDISILQNFANSKNFTIVGPNQFMPLWYKLKCDKNTLGNTLEISNYLYETGYFDATDPLFISKEIVENNTQSLVNNTPQTICANDTNFGDQWGLQNTTNPGIDVDICNAWTITEGAGVKVAVLDGGIDLNNIDLSNNILPLSYDTVTGTSPSHVYVSHGTFVAGIIGAAKNNNYQITGVSPKSKLFSISTDGISNLISIEQRADGINWAWQNGSDIINNSWKADYQSDLLDNSISNALAYGRNGLGTVVIFISGNSPKPQNTSSLFVKYPANSNDKIIAVGAIDINGNRGVFSCFGDKLDIVAPGVNILSTSSNNTVKYDSGTSFAAPHVAGICALILSVNPCLSVTQVNDIIEKTAKKLNNYTYTNTSGRQNGTWNEETGYGLANAYEAVKLAQQMNSSTLDLYIKDSADDFGIEPNTTTPYMWTSDNIWVRNSSDNGTEHQNPEYSSSGVPNYVSVRVINKSCVSSNGNDQLKLYWAKASTSLSYPNPWLGGVQHPITGATMGNPIGTINIPILKPGEEKVLTFSWDVPDPINYGNDGDQWHFCLLARIESTDDPMTVPETTDLNANVRNNNNIAWKNLTVVDLIPNRSTGIVAIGNSSNEAKNYYLEMLVDDLETGNPVYDEAEVSISMDDVLYEAWVRGGRNTERLSPTIEERKKIVNGNNVILDNISFNPNEIGTLKLDFNFLTQQSSSKTKFRYHIIQKETGTGKIIGGETFIINKNQRALFIANAGENKMVDANDVITLHAENINEPVIYNWYDSSGNLIFQGQNLQIPNAIAENYRLQVISTLDGFKDYAEVEVRLKPSHIEYIAPNPACNNIIVNYKLNGANSAYLMIIGLNGTVSNNYILDLNSTESNINISSYSTGYYTIALIVNGEIVDTKTLIKQ; encoded by the coding sequence ATGAAAAAAAACTACTCTCTACTACTCATTCTATTTGTATTTATTACAAATATATTTTCTGCTCAAACTTATTATTATTACAAAGGACAAAAACAGATTTTGACACTAGATAAGTCTGGATTTGATATTTTTGTGGATGACAATTTTCAAATTGGAAATTCTAACACGAATTTAGAATCATTTAGTTTAACATCTATTAATACTAACGAAAATTTCGCAACGGTTGAATTCGTAAATAATCCTACTGATACTGAATATTACTCTAAAATAAATGAATTAAAATCCAATGCAAATTTGTTATCCGTCCAGCCAAGATTCATTTCTTCTGATGATATTGTTTTAAGGTTGTCAAATTATTTGTTTGTAAAACTTAAGAATAGTATAGACATAAGCATATTACAAAATTTTGCTAATAGTAAAAATTTTACAATTGTAGGTCCCAACCAATTTATGCCACTTTGGTATAAATTGAAATGTGATAAAAATACATTAGGAAATACATTGGAGATTTCAAATTATTTATATGAAACCGGATATTTCGATGCAACAGATCCCCTTTTTATAAGTAAAGAAATTGTAGAAAATAACACCCAATCGTTAGTTAATAATACTCCACAAACAATATGTGCAAATGATACGAATTTTGGAGACCAGTGGGGATTACAAAATACTACAAATCCAGGAATAGATGTTGACATTTGTAATGCCTGGACAATTACAGAGGGAGCAGGAGTAAAAGTTGCAGTTTTAGATGGAGGAATTGATTTAAACAATATCGATTTAAGTAATAATATATTACCATTAAGTTATGATACAGTTACTGGTACTTCTCCAAGTCATGTATATGTTTCTCATGGAACTTTTGTTGCAGGAATTATTGGTGCCGCTAAAAACAATAATTATCAGATTACCGGCGTTTCCCCAAAATCAAAATTATTTTCTATAAGTACTGATGGCATTAGTAATTTAATAAGTATCGAACAAAGAGCTGATGGTATAAATTGGGCTTGGCAAAATGGATCGGACATTATTAATAATTCTTGGAAAGCCGATTATCAATCAGATCTTTTAGATAACTCCATTTCAAATGCCTTAGCTTATGGAAGAAATGGATTGGGAACAGTAGTTATATTTATTTCAGGAAACTCTCCTAAACCACAAAATACATCTTCTCTGTTTGTAAAATACCCAGCAAATTCAAACGATAAGATTATAGCTGTTGGAGCGATAGACATTAATGGGAATAGAGGCGTTTTTTCTTGTTTTGGAGATAAATTAGATATTGTTGCACCCGGAGTTAATATTCTTTCAACTTCAAGCAATAATACCGTAAAATATGATAGCGGAACCTCTTTTGCCGCTCCTCATGTTGCTGGTATTTGCGCATTGATCTTATCTGTTAATCCTTGTTTAAGTGTTACACAAGTAAATGATATTATAGAAAAGACAGCTAAAAAATTAAATAATTATACCTATACAAACACAAGCGGAAGACAAAACGGAACATGGAATGAAGAAACAGGATATGGCTTAGCTAATGCCTATGAGGCGGTAAAGCTGGCTCAGCAAATGAATTCATCAACCTTAGATTTATATATCAAAGATTCTGCCGATGATTTTGGAATCGAACCCAATACAACTACGCCATATATGTGGACAAGTGATAATATCTGGGTAAGGAATAGTAGTGATAATGGAACGGAACATCAAAATCCGGAATATAGTAGTAGTGGAGTACCTAATTATGTAAGTGTGAGAGTTATCAATAAAAGTTGTGTTTCTTCAAATGGAAATGACCAACTGAAACTATACTGGGCAAAAGCATCTACATCGCTTTCTTATCCTAATCCTTGGTTAGGAGGCGTTCAGCATCCTATTACAGGTGCAACAATGGGAAACCCTATTGGAACAATTAATATTCCGATTTTAAAACCGGGAGAAGAAAAAGTTTTAACATTTTCTTGGGACGTTCCTGATCCTATAAACTATGGAAACGATGGAGACCAATGGCATTTTTGCCTATTGGCAAGAATAGAAAGTACCGATGATCCTATGACCGTACCGGAAACCACGGATCTGAATGCTAATGTTAGAAACAATAATAATATTGCTTGGAAAAACCTTACAGTGGTAGACTTGATACCAAACAGATCAACAGGGATTGTTGCTATTGGTAATTCATCTAATGAAGCAAAAAATTATTATCTTGAAATGCTGGTAGATGATTTGGAAACAGGTAATCCTGTTTATGACGAGGCAGAAGTGAGTATAAGTATGGATGATGTGCTCTATGAAGCTTGGGTGCGTGGCGGAAGAAATACGGAACGTCTCTCTCCAACAATAGAAGAAAGGAAAAAAATCGTCAATGGGAACAATGTCATATTGGATAATATTTCTTTTAATCCAAATGAAATTGGAACATTGAAATTAGATTTCAATTTTCTTACACAGCAGTCTTCATCAAAAACCAAATTCCGTTACCATATCATTCAAAAAGAAACCGGAACAGGAAAAATAATTGGTGGAGAAACTTTTATCATCAATAAAAATCAAAGAGCGCTTTTTATAGCTAATGCCGGAGAAAATAAAATGGTAGATGCTAATGATGTTATAACCTTACATGCAGAAAACATCAACGAACCGGTTATTTATAATTGGTATGACAGCTCCGGTAATCTTATTTTTCAAGGTCAAAATCTTCAAATTCCAAATGCCATTGCTGAAAACTACAGGTTACAAGTGATTTCTACTCTGGACGGTTTCAAGGATTATGCAGAAGTAGAAGTCAGACTCAAGCCAAGTCATATAGAATATATTGCTCCTAACCCTGCATGCAACAATATAATTGTAAATTATAAGCTGAATGGTGCTAATTCTGCATACCTGATGATTATTGGACTTAATGGAACTGTTTCAAATAACTATATTTTGGATTTGAATTCTACAGAATCCAATATCAATATTAGCAGTTACTCTACCGGCTACTATACAATTGCTTTGATTGTAAATGGCGAAATCGTTGATACAAAAACTTTAATCAAACAATAA
- a CDS encoding T9SS type A sorting domain-containing protein, with protein MKPIIVLFILLSNFFSSQYITGLNLTQNGESQIKTNLKVYLPTVGEFRNYTAIINQHIITLSACYFMTDFGGISDLENDFMIDIPNNQNYTLIVNIYSSSDPAVCNYDNLEDTKTLSFSTPIEGVISLSTTANSKKNDLSLFPIPAKDVLNIQTDLKIDKVNLYDGSGKLLFNKTKNTSNINTSGLKNGVYYLEIVVDKKIFRKKFTIQK; from the coding sequence ATGAAACCTATTATAGTACTTTTTATTTTATTATCAAATTTTTTCTCCTCTCAATATATTACAGGATTGAACTTAACCCAAAACGGAGAAAGCCAAATAAAAACCAACTTAAAAGTTTATCTACCAACAGTAGGCGAGTTTCGAAATTATACAGCAATAATTAACCAACATATAATAACGCTTTCTGCTTGTTATTTTATGACAGATTTTGGCGGGATTTCAGATTTGGAAAATGATTTTATGATAGACATTCCTAATAATCAAAATTATACTTTAATTGTCAACATATACTCCTCCAGTGATCCTGCCGTTTGCAATTATGATAATTTAGAAGATACTAAAACACTTAGCTTCTCAACCCCAATTGAAGGCGTAATCTCTCTCAGCACCACAGCCAATAGCAAAAAAAATGATTTGTCCCTATTTCCGATTCCGGCAAAAGATGTTCTTAATATCCAAACCGATTTAAAAATAGACAAAGTTAATCTCTATGATGGTTCCGGAAAGCTGTTATTTAACAAAACTAAAAATACATCTAATATAAATACTTCCGGTTTGAAAAATGGAGTTTATTATCTTGAAATCGTTGTCGATAAAAAAATATTCCGCAAAAAATTTACAATTCAGAAATAG
- the odhB gene encoding 2-oxoglutarate dehydrogenase complex dihydrolipoyllysine-residue succinyltransferase: protein MSILEMKVPSPGESITEVEIATWLVQDGDYVEKDQPIAEVDSDKATLELPAEQSGIITLKAEEGEVVQVGQVVCLIDMDAAKPAGGAAEAPKEEPKTEVKKEEPAPVKAEAPKVETYAAQTPSPAAKKILDEKGIAPSQVTGSGRDGRITKDDAVTASVPAMGSAPAGGNRGQSTTKLSVLRRKIAARLVSVKNETAMLTTFNEVDMSEIFRIRKQYKEEFAAKHGIGLGFMSFFTKAVTRALKLYPDVNASIDGDFKINYDFADISIAVSGPKGLMVPVLRNAENMTLRGVEANIKDLATKVRDGKISVDEMTGGTFTITNGGTFGSMLSTPIINPPQSAILGMHNIIQRPVAVDGQVVIRPMMYVAMSYDHRIIDGKESVGFLVAVKEAIDNPVEFLMDGDERKALEL, encoded by the coding sequence ATGTCAATATTAGAAATGAAAGTTCCTTCACCGGGAGAATCAATCACAGAAGTTGAAATCGCAACGTGGTTAGTCCAAGACGGTGATTATGTAGAAAAAGATCAGCCGATTGCAGAAGTAGATTCTGACAAGGCGACTTTGGAACTTCCTGCTGAGCAAAGTGGAATCATTACTTTGAAAGCAGAAGAAGGAGAAGTAGTGCAAGTTGGTCAGGTGGTTTGTTTGATCGATATGGATGCTGCAAAACCAGCAGGTGGTGCTGCTGAAGCTCCGAAAGAAGAACCAAAGACTGAAGTTAAAAAAGAAGAGCCTGCTCCAGTAAAAGCAGAAGCTCCAAAAGTTGAAACTTATGCGGCCCAAACACCTTCTCCTGCTGCTAAAAAAATCCTTGACGAAAAAGGAATTGCTCCAAGTCAAGTAACGGGGTCTGGTAGAGATGGCAGAATCACAAAAGACGATGCTGTAACGGCTTCTGTTCCTGCAATGGGAAGTGCTCCAGCAGGTGGAAATAGAGGTCAGTCAACTACAAAACTTTCAGTTCTTAGAAGAAAAATTGCTGCAAGATTGGTTTCTGTTAAAAACGAAACAGCAATGTTGACGACTTTCAACGAGGTTGATATGTCAGAAATCTTCAGAATCAGAAAGCAATACAAAGAAGAATTCGCTGCAAAACACGGGATTGGACTTGGATTTATGTCTTTCTTTACAAAAGCTGTAACGAGAGCATTGAAACTTTATCCAGACGTTAATGCTTCTATCGATGGAGATTTCAAAATCAATTATGACTTTGCAGATATTTCTATCGCGGTATCCGGACCAAAAGGTTTGATGGTTCCTGTTCTTAGAAATGCTGAAAATATGACATTGAGAGGTGTTGAAGCTAACATCAAAGATTTGGCAACTAAAGTTAGAGATGGTAAAATCAGTGTTGACGAAATGACTGGCGGAACATTCACAATTACTAATGGTGGAACTTTCGGTTCTATGTTGTCAACGCCAATTATCAACCCGCCACAATCTGCAATCTTAGGAATGCACAACATTATCCAAAGACCAGTTGCTGTTGACGGACAAGTCGTAATCAGACCAATGATGTATGTTGCAATGTCTTATGACCACAGAATTATCGACGGAAAAGAATCCGTAGGTTTCTTGGTTGCTGTGAAAGAAGCGATCGACAATCCGGTAGAATTCTTAATGGATGGCGATGAAAGAAAAGCTTTGGAATTGTAA